A stretch of the Pan troglodytes isolate AG18354 chromosome 20, NHGRI_mPanTro3-v2.0_pri, whole genome shotgun sequence genome encodes the following:
- the CLPTM1 gene encoding putative lipid scramblase CLPTM1 isoform X2 — MAAAQEADGARSAVVAAGGGSSGQVTSNGSIGRDPPAETQPQNPPAQPAPNAWQVIKGVLFRIFIIWAISSWFRRGPAPQDQAGPGGAPRVASRNLFPKDTLMNLHVYISEHEHFTDFNATSALFWEQHDLVYGDWTSGENSDGCYEHFAELDIPQSVQQNGSIYIHVYFTKSGFHPDPRQKALYRRLATVHMSRMINKYKRRRFQKTKNLLTGETEADPEMIKRAEDYGPVEVISHWHPNITINIVDDHTPWVKGSVPPPLDQYVKFDAVSGDYYPIIYFNDYWNLQKDYYPINESLASLPLRVSFCPLSLWRWQLYAAQSTKSPWNFLGDELYEQSDEEQDSVKVALLETNPYLLALTIIVSIVHSVFEFLAFKNDIQFWNSRQSLEGLSVRSVFFGVFQSFVVLLYILDNETNFVVQVSVFIGVLIDLWKITKVMDVRLDREHRVAGIFPRLSFKDKSTYIESSTKVYDDMAFRYLSWILFPLLGCYAVYSLLYLEHKGWYSWVLSMLYGFLLTFGFITMTPQLFINYKLKSVAHLPWRMLTYKALNTFIDDLFAFVIKMPVMYRIGCLRDDVVFFIYLYQRWIYRVDPTRVNEFGMSGEDPTAAAPVAEVPTAAGALTPTPAPTMTTATREEASMSLPTKPTQGASSASEPQEAPPKPAEDKKND; from the exons GATCTTCATCATCTGGGCCATCAGCAGTTGGTTCCGCCGAGGGCCGGCCCCTCAGGACCAGGCGGGCCCTGGAGGAGCCCCACGCGTCGCCAGCCGCAACCTGTTCCCCAAAGACACTTTAATG AACCTGCATGTGTACATCTCAGAGCACGAGCACTTTACAGACTTCAACGCCACATCGGCACTCTTCTGGGAACAGCACGATCTTGTGTATGGCGACTGGACTAGCGGCGAGAACTCAGACGGCTGCTACGAGCACTTTGCTGAGCTCGATATCCCACAG AGCGTCCAGCAGAACGGCTCCATCTACATCCACGTTTACTTCACCAAGAGTGGCTTCCACCCAGACCCCCGGCAGAAGGCCCTGTACCGCCGGCTTGCCACAGTCCACATGTCCCGGA TGATCAACAAATACAAGCGCAGACGATTTCAGAAAACCAAGAACCTGCTGACAGGAGAGACAGAAGCGGACCCAGAAATGATCAAG AGGGCTGAGGACTATGGGCCTGTGGAGGTGATCTCCCATTGGCACCCCAACATCACCATCAACATCGTGGACGACCACACGCCGTGGGTGAAGGGCAGTGTGCCCCCTCCCCTGGATCAAT ATGTGAAGTTCGACGCCGTGAGCGGTGACTACTATCCCATCATCTACTTCAATGACTACTGGAACCTGCAGAAGGACTACTACCCCATCAACGAGAGCCTGGCCAGCCTGCCGCTCCGCGTCTCCTTCTGCCCGCTCTCGCTTTGGCGCTGGCAGCTCTATGCTGCCCAGAGCACCAAGTCGCCCTGGAACTTCCTGGGCGATGAGTTGTACGAGCAGTCAGATGAGGAGCAGGACTCGGTGAAG GTGGCCCTGCTGGAGACCAACCCCTACCTGCTGGCGCTCACCATCATCGTGTCTATCGTTCACAGTGTCTTCGAGTTCCTGGCCTTCAAGAATG ATATCCAGTTCTGGAACAGCCGGCAGTCCCTGGAGGGCCTGTCCGTGCGCTCCGTCTTCTTTGGCGTTTTCCAGTCATTCGTGGTCCTCCTCTACATCCTGGACAACGAGACCAACTTCGTGGTCCAGGTCAGCGTCTTCATTGGGGTCCTCATCGACCTCTGGAAGATCACCAAGGTCATGGACGTCCGG CTGGACCGAGAGCACAGGGTGGCAGGAATCTTCCCCCGCCTATCCTTCAAGGACAAGTCCACGTATATCGAGTCCTCGACCAAAGTGTATGATGAT ATGGCATTCCGGTACCTGTCCTGGATCCTCTTCCCGCTCCTGGGCTGCTATGCCGTCTACAGTCTTCTGTACCTGGAGCACAAGGGCTGGTACTCCTGGGTGCTCAGCATGCTCTACGGCTTCCTGCTGACCTTCG GCTTCATCACCATGACGCCCCAGCTCTTCATCAACTACAAGCTCAAGTCTGTGGCCCACCTTCCCTGGCGCATGCTCACCTATAAGGCCCTCAACACATTCATCGACGACCTGTTCGCCTTTGTCATCAAGATGCCCGTTATGTACCGGATCGGCTGCCTGCGGGACG ATGTGGTTTTCTTCATCTACCTCTACCAACGGTGGATCTACCGCGTCGACCCCACCCGAGTCAACGAGTTTGGCATGAGTGGAGAAGACCCCACAGCTGCCGCCCCCGTGGCCGAGGTtcccacagcagcaggggcccTCACGCCCACACCTGCACCCACCATGACCACCGCCACCAGGGAGGAGGCCTCCATGTCCCTGCCCACCAAGCCCACCCAGGGGGCCAGCTCTGCCAGCGAGCCCCAGGAAGCCCCTCCAAAGCCAGCAGAGGACAAGAAAAACGATTAG
- the CLPTM1 gene encoding putative lipid scramblase CLPTM1 isoform X3: MNLHVYISEHEHFTDFNATSALFWEQHDLVYGDWTSGENSDGCYEHFAELDIPQSVQQNGSIYIHVYFTKSGFHPDPRQKALYRRLATVHMSRMINKYKRRRFQKTKNLLTGETEADPEMIKRAEDYGPVEVISHWHPNITINIVDDHTPWVKGSVPPPLDQYVKFDAVSGDYYPIIYFNDYWNLQKDYYPINESLASLPLRVSFCPLSLWRWQLYAAQSTKSPWNFLGDELYEQSDEEQDSVKVALLETNPYLLALTIIVSIVHSVFEFLAFKNDIQFWNSRQSLEGLSVRSVFFGVFQSFVVLLYILDNETNFVVQVSVFIGVLIDLWKITKVMDVRLDREHRVAGIFPRLSFKDKSTYIESSTKVYDDMAFRYLSWILFPLLGCYAVYSLLYLEHKGWYSWVLSMLYGFLLTFGFITMTPQLFINYKLKSVAHLPWRMLTYKALNTFIDDLFAFVIKMPVMYRIGCLRDDVVFFIYLYQRWIYRVDPTRVNEFGMSGEDPTAAAPVAEVPTAAGALTPTPAPTMTTATREEASMSLPTKPTQGASSASEPQEAPPKPAEDKKND, from the exons ATG AACCTGCATGTGTACATCTCAGAGCACGAGCACTTTACAGACTTCAACGCCACATCGGCACTCTTCTGGGAACAGCACGATCTTGTGTATGGCGACTGGACTAGCGGCGAGAACTCAGACGGCTGCTACGAGCACTTTGCTGAGCTCGATATCCCACAG AGCGTCCAGCAGAACGGCTCCATCTACATCCACGTTTACTTCACCAAGAGTGGCTTCCACCCAGACCCCCGGCAGAAGGCCCTGTACCGCCGGCTTGCCACAGTCCACATGTCCCGGA TGATCAACAAATACAAGCGCAGACGATTTCAGAAAACCAAGAACCTGCTGACAGGAGAGACAGAAGCGGACCCAGAAATGATCAAG AGGGCTGAGGACTATGGGCCTGTGGAGGTGATCTCCCATTGGCACCCCAACATCACCATCAACATCGTGGACGACCACACGCCGTGGGTGAAGGGCAGTGTGCCCCCTCCCCTGGATCAAT ATGTGAAGTTCGACGCCGTGAGCGGTGACTACTATCCCATCATCTACTTCAATGACTACTGGAACCTGCAGAAGGACTACTACCCCATCAACGAGAGCCTGGCCAGCCTGCCGCTCCGCGTCTCCTTCTGCCCGCTCTCGCTTTGGCGCTGGCAGCTCTATGCTGCCCAGAGCACCAAGTCGCCCTGGAACTTCCTGGGCGATGAGTTGTACGAGCAGTCAGATGAGGAGCAGGACTCGGTGAAG GTGGCCCTGCTGGAGACCAACCCCTACCTGCTGGCGCTCACCATCATCGTGTCTATCGTTCACAGTGTCTTCGAGTTCCTGGCCTTCAAGAATG ATATCCAGTTCTGGAACAGCCGGCAGTCCCTGGAGGGCCTGTCCGTGCGCTCCGTCTTCTTTGGCGTTTTCCAGTCATTCGTGGTCCTCCTCTACATCCTGGACAACGAGACCAACTTCGTGGTCCAGGTCAGCGTCTTCATTGGGGTCCTCATCGACCTCTGGAAGATCACCAAGGTCATGGACGTCCGG CTGGACCGAGAGCACAGGGTGGCAGGAATCTTCCCCCGCCTATCCTTCAAGGACAAGTCCACGTATATCGAGTCCTCGACCAAAGTGTATGATGAT ATGGCATTCCGGTACCTGTCCTGGATCCTCTTCCCGCTCCTGGGCTGCTATGCCGTCTACAGTCTTCTGTACCTGGAGCACAAGGGCTGGTACTCCTGGGTGCTCAGCATGCTCTACGGCTTCCTGCTGACCTTCG GCTTCATCACCATGACGCCCCAGCTCTTCATCAACTACAAGCTCAAGTCTGTGGCCCACCTTCCCTGGCGCATGCTCACCTATAAGGCCCTCAACACATTCATCGACGACCTGTTCGCCTTTGTCATCAAGATGCCCGTTATGTACCGGATCGGCTGCCTGCGGGACG ATGTGGTTTTCTTCATCTACCTCTACCAACGGTGGATCTACCGCGTCGACCCCACCCGAGTCAACGAGTTTGGCATGAGTGGAGAAGACCCCACAGCTGCCGCCCCCGTGGCCGAGGTtcccacagcagcaggggcccTCACGCCCACACCTGCACCCACCATGACCACCGCCACCAGGGAGGAGGCCTCCATGTCCCTGCCCACCAAGCCCACCCAGGGGGCCAGCTCTGCCAGCGAGCCCCAGGAAGCCCCTCCAAAGCCAGCAGAGGACAAGAAAAACGATTAG